The proteins below come from a single Felis catus isolate Fca126 chromosome A1, F.catus_Fca126_mat1.0, whole genome shotgun sequence genomic window:
- the TEX43 gene encoding testis-expressed protein 43 has translation MRILSLLEVMASGKDTCPILPKLANSCTDESSYKPSNECAPNAGIHLPRFSVKHGMIPRRYVMPWKENMKFRNMNLKHAEVCGIHAGPFEDSLFLNHSERLCHGEDRKLVLKKDPPEIKIADMPLHSPLSKYQSTVISHGVRRRLV, from the exons ATGAGAATTCTGTCCCTCCTGGAGGTGATGGCTTCGGGCAAGGACACGTGTCCTATCTTACCTAAGCTTGCCAACAGCTGCACTGATGAGAGTTCATATAAGCCTTCTAATGA GTGTGCTCCAAATGCTGGGATTCATTTGCCACGATTTTCAGTAAAGCACGGGATGATCCCAAGACGTTATGTTATGCcttggaaagaaaatatgaaattcagGAACATGAATCTGAAG CACGCAGAAGTGTGTGGGATCCACGCTGGCCCTTTCGAAGACTCTCTGTTTTTGAATCACAGCGAAAGGCTTTGTCATGGGGAAGATCGAAAACTTGTCTTAAAGAAAGACCCACCAGAAATAAAAATTGCAGATATGCCTCTACATTCACCGCTCTCCAAATACCAAAGCACTGTGATTTCCCACGGCGTCAGGAGGCGTCTGGTCTGA